DNA sequence from the Ischnura elegans chromosome 8, ioIscEleg1.1, whole genome shotgun sequence genome:
ATTGTATGGAAATCACAAGAGCACATGCGTGCTGCTCCCTGCTTTTAATCAGAAATCTCTGATCAGTTAAAAATGACTACcaacaaaaatggattaacatatttaaattacaattaaaatacatattttggtacaaaaagaaatcacctcaATCACAAATACAATCTCATAATGAATGATTTTACTATTCTTTGGTAACCAACACTCAATTAGTACGCCCACGCAATGCTGATATCTATACCAAACCTTAACATATTAACAATTCCAACGAGGCCATTATCGAAGTGAAATATAAACATATAATGACTGGAacatgaaacaattaaaaatactgagggaccattaattaattaaataaggcATTTAGGAGGGGGTCAAGCGGATTCTCACCTAACCTCACATAGGAGAAAGAGGGGGTACTGAAAAGTATCacgcaattttttttctgcaagaaacatTGTGAAATTGCAAGAAATCTGGGTTGAATTGactaaacataaataaaaataatcaaacaagtcgtttttttataaatccaaagCAATTAAGCGTAGATTAATGTACTTACACTGAACATACACAACAATCAATTTGAACAATCTCACTAAGGGGAAAAGGGGAATATAAAAATCGCAAAAATCACATCACTTAATTAATGGACGTCCTCTTACAATTTACAGAAGAATGCCATTTAATTGGCAACAACAGAGCAGCAATCATGAGTTTACTCAGGAACTTTCATACAAGGAATGAAGAGACGGAGGTCACGAGTTGAAAGGTATGTGTGAACAGAAACTCCTGCAATGCCAAAAACGTTCTTAGAGATTGCAACAATGGGTTTTAAATACCTTTGCACACAAGCGGATAGGGCTGAAAAAGTCGAAGGAGAAAGAGGCCTGCGATTTTCCCAAAATCAATCATATCACAACAAACATGGCATTGGGCCTTGGAAATTCAGTCAATCTTAGACCTCCACTGCTATAACTTCATGATCCTACCGACTGTAATGTGAAACCTAAAATTTCCCATCAATGTTCTCTGACTTCCTTTGCTGTTTTTCCTTCTAAATCCATATTATAATTTACTCATTCAGCCAAGTTTCGCACAGACATGCCTTTCATCTACTCACGGTCTGGTTTAAATGGAGTTGCTGCCACTTTCCTGGATCACTGATCATCCTAACTTCCCTCCAAATAAGAGTCCTTGTGCACATGTTACTTGGCACAGGACCTCTGTCTTTTTCTTTCAGCACCCCTCTAAGTCCTCAGCTTGCGTACAAAATTGAAACAGCAGAAAATACGTCAACAATACAGGGATTTACTAAGAGTACCTCTAAGGAGGTGGTAAATGAGGTGAAAATACATAGagggaaaaaagcaaaaatgttaatgcaaatcAGGCCTAGTTCACAATCTTTCTCTAAATCTGCTAAAGGAAATTTCTTTTCGCGTTGAAGTGAATATtagtgaaaaattacatttatgacAACGttcaaattaagataaaaatcatgtaggttcgaagatttctGCGGGGTTGATCAAATGATCTCAGCATTTCTTTCCTGTTCTCACTAAAGCCAATGGACGCCATGAGAACCCggagaaaatgcagagatcataagTCATAAATCAATCAGTCAACttgtgtattattttttcctaaagaGACAAGGAAATCAATGTGTTTCCAGGCTTTTATTAATATGTCCTGCTTTTGATAATTTTGATCTGGTGGCGTGATACTGATGGCAAacacaaaatttcaatgcaaatgaTGATGAATGTATTGTCTGTATTTATCATTATCAGTTTCAGCTTCTTTCACTATTACCACAGTTTATAGGTACTACGATGCATATTCCAATGAAAGAACTCCGTTATAAAGTAAGTCCACAAACGTACAAAGGCTACAGGTCATTACAGACACCAAGTTAACAAGCACATATGGTAATCAAAAGAACAGTATCGTCTAAATTCGTCATTTAGActccaaatattttatgaaaatcaagagaaaaaattaacctTGTTCGAGGTACTTTAATTAACAGAGAAATGTATCATACTTTGAACATATCCTACCTTATTTTACTTATAGTACAACTCATGAAAATAAACTCAGTGCACTGTACATTAAAATTCAGTCTTGTATTTTTATTCTGTTCTGATTACATATATCCTTTGGTCAAACAAAAGGTGAGTTTGTGCTAAATGCTTCCTTGAAACTTCTGCACGGATAAGTGGCCAATGGAGAATAAAATTGTTAGAGGGAACACATCAAGTTAACCACCAAAAGAAGTTGCACATATTTTCAAACTAGTTAAGAAACAACATAAGCAATGTCTTGGTAGAatcattatttccataaaaaatgggtattttcaaaATGTACTGCAACCTGAACATGCTGTCTTGAACACACTGATTCTCGCCACACAAAACCTAAGTGGACTAGATGTTAAGCCTTCATAGACAAATTCATTGAATTACTGGCAGTTTCAATATAGAAGATTCATAACCTATTACAGGAACATAAAAACTAATGATATTCATGCACTGAAGTTTCTGTCTATCCAATaaatcattacaaaataaaaatttcttcttcctgTATTTTTTAACAAGCGAAATCAAATTATGACAATTTTTCTCAGCAACACATTAATGATCGATATATCTCATATATATCTTTGCAACGTTTTTACCAGTGATTACTAGTTCACATAGTGAACAATTCCCCTCCAAAACATCAAAACCGATCCTTTAGCTGGTTTTTCATTAAACCCAATCTTATGAATGTGAATTgcatatacagtacactcccgattgtccaggctaatgatggggagagacggcacgaataatcggaaaacacagataacccaaactttcacttaaatgtcatGCAATGTTcaaaatttacctaaaacaaacaatatattattatttatgcagtaattctgttattttagagtacttcccggactcaatgagagctttctttgccagttcgcgatcttttaagCGGCGATAACaaggttgtactcatattattaatgctccatgtaagggcTGGTTTCGAAAACCATACATCGgaggctgtgtgatcacggatacagaaaagtggttggCACGattgcttcaaaaccactgctcgacgtcgcaAACTACACTGTCGGGCagcacgccacgtagtcgcgtctcccACAATTTGCCCGGGTTGCAAccgctgcgggacgtgtatccgggATCGCACAGCACGCACTGCGAGTCtcggaaaacaggaacatggtgctcccgtgaatgcagctagcgtgtgATTGCTTCCGCTTTATGAAGGGGaatctaataaaaattataagcCCAGTGCATCCTAGCATTAATGTAGAAATTCCAATGATtgtgcatccgattttatttttttataaagactgcggaaaaattgagcgagagtgaaactcatgcacggataatccgcaacccggataaaccgcagccggataatcgggagtctgctgtactacAAGAAATGATGGTCGCATCTCATAGTCCAGGGGACTATGTTAGCCGTGTGGATAGAGCATTAGGTTGATGAACAAAGGATTCTGAGTTCAAATCTCACACCTTAAGACACCCCAGGCATTAAAAACCCTTGAGGTGCAAGATGGACACCATTGCTGGCCCCCTATTGTCTGAGAGAAATCCCATAGGCCTGCGGCTTATGAGCTTCACCCACACCCTTTCAAATCAACATTTGCACTGAAGCACTGGATATTAAACAAACTTTGAAAAACTTAAAGATACCATCATGAATATAAGATATTTCAATTAAGCGATACCTGGTGATCACATGAGGGGCTGAATCCAAGCTATTATTTCAGGGATCAAAATACTACCGATGCAAAACACTCTTCAATAATTTGTTTCCCACTTTAATATATACTGCAAAGAACAAGAGCTTGACTTATCTCTTGTGGTTAAGGAACTTCAATGACAGGAAAAGAAGGATTTCTTACACCTGCCAATACAATTACAACACAACTCGGAGGAGAGTCAGATGCTTGGGGAAGACAATACCTGAGGCTTGGATCATTTGGAGCTCATATTCTAGTCCCACAGTTAACGGATTTAGGCCATGGTAAACTCATTCCCCGTGCATTTATCTCCAAATTGACTCACGGCTCCTGACTAGTAGGAGCTGATCGAAATTTCAAAACAAGCTCATACATGATAACAGCAACTAGTCGACCCAAAATGGGCCTGTGGTACATCTGGTGCATTTCAAACCCTTTGCTCATCAAGAGCCTGCGTGCAGCATCGTGGCACTCGGAGGTCACTGCTTCCGTACGCGTGTAGCCACAGGAACGGCAAAACGACAGGGCAACCTCAGTGAGTGCCGTACCAATGCCGTGGCCTCGATACAAGGGGGCCACAGATAAGCGCCTGAGACGAGCGCAATCGTCTGGATGTGTTCGGCTCTTTGCAATTGCTACAGTTCCTACCAcctacaaaaataataatggttgATTAGTAACACATGGAAAAGAGTAAGAAAACTTGGTTTGACCCCacacagaaattaaaaactgaCACGTCCCCAAAATTTATTATCTTGGCAATCGCATAAGTAAATTGCTGAAATATGAGTTGGTAAATTTTGTACAAAGAAATTCGATAAATATTAACGTAAGCGCAAATTGGAGTGTTGCCCCAATGTTCAActacactaattgtaagtacacACATCCACAAGCAAGACTAACATCTTATGACACACATAAAGCAGTTCTGACAGTGAGTAAATTATTCTTGGGTCTAACTAGCCCTGAAGATGATAAGTGAGTCTTCCATCAAAAATACAGCCGAGATGGAGGGCCTGAACTAGTTAAAGGCCCAAGAGCAATTCCTCTGTGAATAATCCATGCAAAAGAAGTTTCTTCAGTCCTGAAATTGacaatacagttgaggacctctaATCAGGAATCCCGAAACCCGGAAACCccgaaatccagaacatttgaaaattcgtctgcatagtgttttgacttgccacctcgtggcaccactctccaagccttgttctgggatgagtaggaatttAGCACATACTATggacattagggtgggccgaaaaaaggtttttttttcctgatcaaattttccctatgcgggaaagttgcgatatgatataaggatctcgcacacaaaatttttttcaaatcgaagaatattgcgattgtttccatgatattgaatgatTCGTGTAACAATTTTCCTACATCCAACAACTGGaatagaggatctatgccaaatgtcttcaatggcataagccactgtctccgcgattcccgggacagaaataatgtaattttaactttcttcttcaatgtaccgagagtacaaaaacattttcatcatctcttcataagtgggcaaatcattacccctgaacttttcgggtgcaacaaatataacgcactccactccacacctggtacgctttttctctattttctccattgtgtcaatcctcccgtaatcgTTTGGAAGGTTGGTTGGAGGGACACgagtggaactcgatggtagcctcttcctcgtggtgagtgaGTTCTAGGTAGTTTCTTCACAAAACTAGCAAAGAgttacttagtgaaatgcttggtgttcaggttctgttctttctcagccttggctgaatttcttgctgaaaatagctccacagttacgctattcgtcattatgattgatgttaatttaaaataatttaccttatttttactttttgtgggattatttactaccatatgatgacttatttgctaaaaaattaaattcaatcgaaataaatattattttacctacAATTTAGCCCCCAACATGGAATTTTATAAACGTAGGCAAAattgagttgtgttgtgcgggtggtctatactataattttgttgttaattcataggcattgtttgaaccatagattttgtcaaataaacttcaaatttcattttcataaactataaacatgtatctaCTCTtagatattatccattatcccatattttcataaaattcgtcttcatagccgtttaattctgaaatcagcctgatttttcgcaaaattttaaactttagagctcgggcggcagtggttaatatcattcgatttgaaaaaaattttgtgtgtgagatccttatatcatttcgcaactttcctgcatagggcaaatttgatcaggaaaaaaaaccttttttcggcccaccctcaTGGACATACCCcaagaaccttgtcagggacacacaaggatatcaaatatcaagtacaagagcctgagcacatgtataaattaattaatttactaaatatactatgaagaccagaaatccagaagcccttcggtcccaagctttctggatttgaggtcctcaactgtacttgaTTCAGCTGCCATGAGaaggaaataaatgaggctcatGCACCCCACCATGGAGATTTTAGATGTTGAAgagcaagcatattttttttcatgagtcAACAACTGTTTTCACTTGCGATGAGAAAAATTCATTACCCTCAGCCCATCAGTCTCCGTAAAGCatcagcaaaaatattaaagGGCATGTGATATTTTTTATACTGCAAGGTACttaatatgtaaaaaaacttgagtaacaacaatttttaagtagATTTCCCAAATCAAAAGTCCCTCTCcagcaaaaaaaattccaaaggagTTCCTTCATGACAATTAAGTCAACAACCAAAACAGTGGCACAGATAGCATGAACTAGTTTAAAATTCATAATGGTTTTATTCGTAAGAATTGACAggataatacattaaaatttgcTTAGAGTTATGCAATGATGAAAGCAAATCTGAAAATATATAACATAAGAGGcatttattggaaataaataatcaatacaGTGAGATACTAAGTGAGACTAAACAGACAATTAAAGCAGGCacacaaaatgttttcatttattcccaCAGTTTCGAGGACTTTTAACGCTAAACGAGTGAGAGAAGTACTACAGAAGCTTCTCCTCTCACGGCAAAACAGAACATGCGATCAGACAACTACAACTGCAGACTCCACTCAAATCTAGTTTcaattttgatggatcgttactaGGGCACACTAAGACTAGTATATCTACACTGCTTTCATATTTAAGCAATAATTTTAGGAGCGTGCACACATCAAGTTGGATTGTTAAGAGTTAATAGTTTTACCTATGGTAGTCAACTTCATGTGAAAAGAAGAGGCGTTGTCGTAACCAGTCACTTTCCATGTCATGGAAATGATAATTAGAAATATAATTCGACAACATAACAAAGCTATTGGTATCAAGTAGGACGACACATTATACAAATCATCATTATTTAATTCACCCCACATTACCCACTATGAGTAGTGTACATGAATTTCAAGGTTTGAGGAACAAAAAACGTTATACAAATAGAATAAGCAGCATCATTTTCATACGAATATACTTTAATACGCCAAACTCGATGGCGATACATACCAATTTTTTTGAAGAGTTGACATTTATATTTCTGGTAAGAAACTCCTTTTCAGTGACAGTCTCGAACCTTAAATTCTTCTTGAGGCCACCAAGCAAAAGTGGAGGGTCATACACCTCAGCCACCCAAAATCCAGTATGTTTGGAGGACATGTACATTCTTGCAATATTATTCATTTCCTGCGTCAGTTCTATGGCCTTCATTGTATGTCCAAgccaaataaatatgtacattaaaAACAGAAACACTGGTATCGCCGCCAGACAATAACTTAGAGGTACGCCGAGAAAAATAAACATGACCGCAGCACATATGACTATTCCCTGAAATGTTATTTCTTGAGTCAAACCAGTCATGAAAGACGCATTCACAGTGGACATGGTAGCTTCACGTACCAGCTCCTTACAATAAACATCATCTCCTGGCTGGAAGTCCCTAATTACAACAATCGTATTGGACATTATTGTAACACAGTAAAGTTTCGTTTTACTTCAAACCTATTCCGAGAAACATGAAAATGAGTTCCCATAAATACGTGGCATATAGAGAAATTAACAAGGCAGAGGGATTACAATTGTAATAGTCACTTAATCCAATCACTAATCCACAGCTGCATTAGATGTGAATCACAGTATACGAAAACCGACGTAAACAACCACCTGCTCTTGCAGATGACAACAAACGCGCGCTGATGGGCGGTCGAAATTTTGTTTCGAAACGTAACAGCAGGGTGCGTTACTTCAGCGCACAATCGTGGATTTTCGGGAGAGACTGGTAGCAGTTGTTACTGTCAAACTTCACGTTCTTTTgagtttttgttgttgctgttgattcCTTACGATTTCGAAGTTCAAGGTAAGTTTGAGACGATatcgaaatttattattttgactctTTAGC
Encoded proteins:
- the LOC124163406 gene encoding uncharacterized protein LOC124163406 — translated: MSNTIVVIRDFQPGDDVYCKELVREATMSTVNASFMTGLTQEITFQGIVICAAVMFIFLGVPLSYCLAAIPVFLFLMYIFIWLGHTMKAIELTQEMNNIARMYMSSKHTGFWVAEVYDPPLLLGGLKKNLRFETVTEKEFLTRNINVNSSKKLVVGTVAIAKSRTHPDDCARLRRLSVAPLYRGHGIGTALTEVALSFCRSCGYTRTEAVTSECHDAARRLLMSKGFEMHQMYHRPILGRLVAVIMYELVLKFRSAPTSQEP